The Deltaproteobacteria bacterium nucleotide sequence GAAACTCATTTACCTTATTCTGTATAATCTTTGCATTCATATCAGCACGAGATACCACACATGGTATAGACAATATTTTGACTCATCATTGCTTGCGGCATTCATAAAAAATTTTCTATGTCTTTCATGGTGTTGAACGAAACCAAATCCATTTCAGTGGCTATTGGTAAACCCTGAACCCGATAACCACGTTCTATCATGTGTCGAATCACATATAAAAATCCATGCTCATCGGTGGTCTTTCCCCATTTGCCCGGTAGTTCTTCTTGTAGAAGTTCCCATATTGGTTGCTTGCGAAAAATAAACAAGCCAATGTCTCTCTCTCCATGCTGGGGAACTTTAATACCAGCCTCTCGTGTCTCGATCACGCCGGTTATACTACCCTGCGTATCTCGCTCAACTACTGTATAAGCAGTATCAACATAACGGGTTACAAATGTAAAATCATTTCCTTGCCTATAATGCGAGTTTACCATGGCAGTCACTGTATTCAATTGTATAAATGGAATATCCCCCCAAATAAGTAAAACGTGCTCTGTCTCAGGAAAGGCCGGAGACTCTTTGAAACGCAGCACAGCATCTCCCATACCACGAGGTTCTTGTTGGATTACCAGATACGCTGTAAGGCCATATTGAGCAACGCAAGAAATCACTTGATCGTAGCCAGTGGGACTGACAATAACCGTGGGGCATGTGTCCCATGCGCTCATCAATTCGTGGATACGCACCAGAATTGGCTTACCCTGTATTGAAAACAGTGTCTTTGGATAGGGTAAACCAGCACGTACCCCTTTACCAGCGGCTGCAATTAGTACATGAAGATTAGCCATCAAAATCCTTCCCTACCTGTCCACGCAAACCACGTAATATTGCACGATAAAAAGTAATAGCATTTCTTCCGGCTACATAAGACAAAGCTCCCCACAATCCATTACGGGAAGTTAAGCGGCCAAGAGCAGCTACAATTGTCAGGATATTACGCAAGAGGACAAAATTAAAATAGCGTTTATTCAATATCAGTGTATTTTTTACGTAGTAGTAGAGCTTTGCAGGTGTAAAAGGCCGAATACTCACATCAGGATGAAAATGATGTGCAGATAAAACTGAATAAACCGGACCAAACTTTCTCAGACGAAAAAAGTAATCGACTTCGTCTCCTGAAAGGAAAAGATCACGATTAATATTACCAATTTGACGTACCGCCTCTATAGATACCAATGCACCATTGAACAAATGGGCAAACGGATACATGCCGCCATTAGTAATCCTCGAAAGTCCTTTTAGAGTGGGAACCTTACGCGGAAAGGTAAAAACAACAGGGAGGTCATTTTTATCAAGCACAGAAAAA carries:
- a CDS encoding NTP transferase domain-containing protein → MANLHVLIAAAGKGVRAGLPYPKTLFSIQGKPILVRIHELMSAWDTCPTVIVSPTGYDQVISCVAQYGLTAYLVIQQEPRGMGDAVLRFKESPAFPETEHVLLIWGDIPFIQLNTVTAMVNSHYRQGNDFTFVTRYVDTAYTVVERDTQGSITGVIETREAGIKVPQHGERDIGLFIFRKQPIWELLQEELPGKWGKTTDEHGFLYVIRHMIERGYRVQGLPIATEMDLVSFNTMKDIENFL
- a CDS encoding glycosyltransferase, giving the protein MSKYKILAVVVTHNRNELLIRCIDYLQKQSRKPDHILVINNGSTDNTEEVLRQRGVHYITQDNVGSAGGWYRGIEYALEEGFDAIWLMDDDGYPDPEALNLLEQALHPSISCVSSVVLREDKPTHFVFPFSVLDKNDLPVVFTFPRKVPTLKGLSRITNGGMYPFAHLFNGALVSIEAVRQIGNINRDLFLSGDEVDYFFRLRKFGPVYSVLSAHHFHPDVSIRPFTPAKLYYYVKNTLILNKRYFNFVLLRNILTIVAALGRLTSRNGLWGALSYVAGRNAITFYRAILRGLRGQVGKDFDG